One Solanum lycopersicum chromosome 4, SLM_r2.1 DNA window includes the following coding sequences:
- the LOC109119299 gene encoding uncharacterized protein — translation MGAYPHIYWTPCAAHCIKLIFGDIFKVKPYASVFKKAIRIHSYISQRPLLLNLMRKFTRERNLSSQPNGIQANLQRKLRGKKLPIFLLSIHFWNDVVRALTVCSPLTKVLRLVDGEKKPPMGYIYEAMDRAKEDIAHGFRGVEKHYEKVFQIIDARWSEQLHRPLHAAGHVLNPGLYYKAEEEGTLLQSLWTEYYACVEKLVRDTTIQDAIIAKLPKYKMADGLFGCGPAKRARDTRSPVEWWSLFGSETPNLQKFAMKVLSLTCSSSGCDRNWSVFEHIHSKKRNRLTLSRLNDLVYIKYNRTLKRRYDARDLIDPIRLDNIDDSNEWLVGCPEDQEDELVYEDDDLTWGSVATAIGADESIYHLRGLSSRSTVLDKGKGVESTSLSSQVGLGH, via the exons ATGGGTGCGTATCCACACATTTATTGGACTCCATGTGCCGCTCATTGCATCAAGTTGATATTTGGTGACATATTCAAGGTTAAGCCATATGCTTCCG TTTTTAAGAAGGCCATCAGAATCCATTCTTACATTAGTCAAAGGCCATTGTTGTTAAACTTGATGAGAAAATTCACCAGAGAAAGAAATTTG TCCTCTCAACCGAATGGAATTCAAGCAAATTTACAGAGGAAACTTCGGGGAAAGAAGTTGCCAATCTTCTTATTATCTATCCACTTTTGGAATGATGTTGTTCGGGCACTTACAGTTTGTAGCCCTTTGACAAAAGTGCTTCGTTTGGTGGATGGGGAGAAAAAACCACCAATGGGTTATATTTATGAGGCAATGGATAGAGCCAAAGAAGATATTGCACATGGTTTTCGTGGAGTTGAGAAGCATTATGAGAAAGTGTTTCAAATTATTGATGCAAGGTGGTCAGAACAACTCCATCGGCCTTTGCATGCTGCAGGCCATGTTTTGAACCCAGGATTATATTATAAAGCTGAAGAAGAGGGAACTTTATTACAGAGTTTGTGGACGGAGTATTATGCATGTGTTGAGAAGTTGGTCCGTGATACAACAATACAAGATGCAATAATCGCTAAGCTTCCTAAGTACAAAATGGCGGATGGACTATTTGGTTGTGGTCCGGCTAAAAGAGCTAGAGACACAAGGTCACCGG ttgaATGGTGGTCACTATTTGGTAGTGAAACACCAAACTTGCAAAAGTTTGCCATGAAAGTGTTAAGCCTAACTTGTAGCTCATCTGGATGTGATCGAAATTGGAGTGTGTTTGAACAC ATTCATTCCAAAAAGAGGAATAGGCTTACACTATCGCGTCTCAATGATCTAGTGTACATTAAGTACAATAGAACATTGAAACGCCGTTATGATGCTCGTGATCTTATTGATCCAATTCGCTTGGATAACATAGATGATTCCAACGAATGGTTAGTTGGATGCCCCGAAGATCAAGAAGATGAACTAGTATATGAGGATGATGATCTTACTTGGGGTAGTGTTGCTACGGCAATTGGAGCGGACGAGAGTATCTATCATCTTAGGGGACTTTCTTCAAGATCAACAGTACTTGACAAGGGCAAAGGAGTAGAAAGTACATCTTTAAGTTCTCAAGTAGGACTCGGAcactaa